The DNA region TGTCAGAGCGAACAAAAGCATTAAGTCTCGCGCGGTCCCTCCTCTATCCAAACCAAAAAAGAGGAAGCACCCCGGGCCAAAAAGTCTGCGGCACAGTTACCGGAACGACGAACAAAATATACATCGATGTTTGTAAAAGAAAGTGCAAGTGAACGACAATCAGAAATAATAAGATCAAAATAGGAACGACTCCTACTACGACGACGCCACCACTGGTACAACTGCAGAGAATCCGTCTCAAAACACACGGTATGAAAACCAAGATCAATAGCTAACCTCATTGCCCAACGTAGACAAAGAGCTTTGGAGAGACCAACGGATTGCTTTTAGCTAATAGTGTCCAAAATAAGGTTAATTTATCAAACATCTAATATATAAGTATTCAAACATAAACATATTACAATAAATTACATTGACTTTACTTTGTTTTACAAATCTTCATCCGCGTACAAATTAAAATCTAAACACACACTTAATCTTTTGTTCAGCTAGATGGTTAGAAGATGTTGATATTCATTTAGTTGTGAGTTATGTGGGCCAATCACACCTGTAGCGGGCTGTTTGGGCCGAAATATAACATGTTTatctttttttcattatttattttcttttatccaTCATTTGCAGCCAAACAGTGTCAAGATTTATGATGATATGATGTAGATTCCCTGTTGTTAACTTCTTTTTTAGAGCTTTTGTTTGATTGGTCCGGGCATCATCATCATAATTTCATTAAGCTCAGTTGAATGTAATGATTTTTTTCTATGTGCACAAGGTAAGATAAGTATCTTTCGTTGAACTGAAACATCTCGACCCGTCTGGATTTGTATAGACAATACTAGCAATGATCGTTTAATTTGCTAAAAGTAGCTAGGAATATATGAGTTAAACATGTATTTCtctaaaaaaaacaatatgACTAAAAATTGTTATATCCCAAAGCGCATCCTACAGGCTACAACTCTGACATTGATAATCTACTTTAACGACAAGGTATACATTAATTAGTTGATGTTGATATAAGTTGTGGCTCCCAATTAAATACGTGATTTCTATTCAATAGTAAAAAAGAATTATAATCCTCGTCGGAGTTCAATTGAGTAACTaataactttttaaaaaataattttacttcTAATTGATTTTTTGTCACTTTTTTTTGGGAGAATTTTTTATTATCTCATACTGAAAATAAAGAGCGCAATGTGCATACAATATTTTCCTAATAAATAAGGATCGAAGCAAATTGTTATACCAAACATAGATAAGAAAATAGCTTAAaagtataataaataaaaagagtaGGGTTCTCTAAATAATTCAAGACAAAATTTGAGCTAAATTACATAGTTTTATATTAAGtagtaatatttaatttaaaataagtcATAAAATATGTAACTTATAGTTTATCATCTTAAATATTATTGGTTCACTTATAACATCACaactaaataatatttaaacCATTACTTAATGGTTTTTTATCGGCTCCAAATGTTTGAGGTGGTATAAAATCACAACTAATCCATGTGTATTGAATAATTAACACACATTAATCACTTGAATAATGCAAGCATATGAGATAAGTTGTGTTTGGTTTTTAATTTGAAGTTTGTTTGAGACATTAGAATTTAAGATCACACATTTTAATACCTCAAACGTGAAAGAAACTTTAAACCTTCATTAAATGAAAGCACTTTCAAACTAAAAACACTTAATTTAATTAGCACCTCTTTTGGAATCTAATGTGAAAAAGGACATGGATAAAAAGTagtgtgagaaagaagaagagagatacgggtttaatttgaattttgttACTGGACCCAAATGAGGAAAGCAATTAGCAGCTTGTTGAGGAAGAGGTGCATGCAAGACAAGTGTGTGAAATGAATGCCAACACCATCTTAATTAATACTCCTACAATCTCAAAAGATGAACCAGAAGGACATTTCCGTAATTCACTATCAAGCCCTCAACGAACCCTACGAAAACAAACAATTTTCCGCCAGCCCGGATCTTTCGCGACCGTGTTTCAGACAATTTTTCTTCCCCGCAGAGCCAAAAGTcactcccttctcttctctccccTTTTTAATTCactcaaattaaattaattattaatattaattatttattctaTAATCAAAATCTTTTCCCAtttcttaatattttaatttcccCCCTCTGTCTTTGCCTGCCTATAACTCGAATCAAACCCTCTGCTTTTACGCTGAAACTCTTGCTCTTCTCTTATTGCAACTTGCAACCTTCTCTCTCACACAACAACCACCATTTCTGTGTCAAAAAACTATCAACCTTCCTTGCATGCACTCACTTCAGCTACTTTCTTTCAAAAACCAAATACTAACTTCATCATATGAAGTGTGCAACAGAagtttcaattaatttttttggtagtACTAATTAGTCATAGACGTTGATCAATAGAGTAACGAGTTCATTTATATTTGCATTCATTGAtctacataaaaaaataaatatatatcacATCATCAATCTCAATGGCTCGTTCAACAACCAGTGCTAATAACTGGCTATCGTTTTCACTCTCACCCATGGAAGATCACCTTGTTCATCAATACGACGCCGCTTCCGCCACTTCCTCTCACCACTACTTTCTCGACAACTTGTATGCTGCTAACGGTAAGTGCACCGCACcaaccaccatccaccaccgcTTGTTAAAACCTCCGCACCGACTCACgagtttttttatatttttttttcaggtgGTTGGGGGAACTCGAAGTCTCAGACACTCTACGGCGAGGAGCAAGTGGAGCAACAGCAACAGCCACCGTCGTTTCTTTTCATGAACGCGTTGCAGTCGCAGAGCGTGAGCCACGCGCCGCCGCCGAAGCTGGAGGATTTTCTCGGAGATCATAGCCAGACAGAGACGCAGGACTCTTCCCTGACTCACATGTGcgaccaccacaaccaccatgcCTCCTCCGCCGCTTACTTCGGAAGCGACCACCAAGATCTCAAAGCCATTGCAGCGTCCTTCCAAGCTTTCTCCACCAACTCCGGCTCAGAGGTGGATGACTCTTCCTCCATCGGGAAATCTCAACCCAACGAGTTCGCTACTCGCTCCATCGAGTCTTCCGGTAACGATTTCGGCTTCTCCACCGCCGCAACCGCCACCGGAGCGTTATCTCTCTGCGTTGCTCAGAGTCCCCAGGAGGTTGTTGTCGCCGCTGCTGATTCCGACAGCTCGAAGAAGGTCGCTGATACTTTCGGTCAGCGAACTTCCATTTACAGAGGTGTAACCAGGTAACTCGAGTTTTGATTCatttacattttattttctcttcGATCTCAGTTTCACTCATTTATCGTtaacaaaacatttttatttttattttttcttgttGTTGGTGTGAAATGAAACTCAAGTATCTCTTTTACCCAAAGGATCTTTTCTTTGGTCACGTTTGAGTTGAAAAATAGAGTAGCTAGAGTAGCTAGTATCTGCATGTGGTTCAGTTGTCACTTGTTGAAAATGGTTGATattgatttgattttgttttttttttaccttttttctcactcacacatctaTTTCATGCTAGATTTTGAtgatcttgtaatttatttatttatttttattttgatgattttgtgcaGGCATCGATGGACGGGTAGATATGAAGCGCATCTATGGGATAACAGCTGTAGAAGGGAGGGTCAGGCAAGGAAAGGGCGTCAAGGTCTGTTTCTGTTtgtgtttctctctctattaacaaactgaaaaaatttaatttgaatttggtccctgtgattgtgattgtgagAGTGAAAAGTGTGTTGCATGCATTGAAGGTGCATTAATGGTTTGTAGTGTGTGGTAGGAATAGGACACCTGGGTTGCTTTCTCAACAGTCATTTTTATGATTGACTGATGGCGGTGTGTGTGAGTGTATAATGCTTATAGTACTCTACTTGTTTGGTTCagcattttttctttcaattgaTTATTGATGTGATCTCTTGTGCCGCCATTTCACTCCCATTTGAGCCGGGGGCATTTGCTTTCTTGTCTGCTCACTCAGAGAGGAAGAGACTAGTTTCATAATCAATAaatctgttcttcttcttctcttgttaTTTCTTCCGTACTATTCTGGTGCCACCTCACTGGTATCTATCTATCTTTCTTTTGCTTTTGCTTTCTGCTGCTGCATGCGTTTGAGTTTGACCACATCACAACCCATCACTTCCCGTATTGAAACTTGTACTTACACTCAGGTGGTGTTGGAGCGTGTACTGTTTCATGAAAGGTTTCTGACAATGGCCCTCTTCAGAATAATAATGTCCTCTTAGTTAGCTTCTGAAACTAAACTCACGGGCTAGATTTCTTAGATAGATCTCATGTGTCATGTTCCAGACacaaaaataaaactattaaCATATAAATATTGCAATGTAATTGATTCTGTTTATTATTGGAAGAAAGcaagaaaagggaaaaaagcTTTCTGTACACCATCCAATGGGGAAATAGGCAATTCAGCATTTCTTTTTTCCGCATGTGTTTTGTGCAGGGATATTTGTTTGACCGTGGCTACATTATTAATGTTCTTAGCTTTTTGTTAACCATTAAAATTGGACAAGTCCTTGTTCTGGGTAAAGTGGATGGGGATGATGTATCTCATCCAATGCATAGTTGTTTTCTGTCCTACGTATAAAGGGCGTGAGAGAGGGGAACAAAATTAAAGGTTACTTGTGCGCATGCAAATGAacactttttcaatttttatatcgGCCATTTGCATTTTTAATTTATAGAAAAGTGGATTTTTGCAGATAATTTTGACTACTCCTTAAGCTGatgtttgtttgtttattgtTATTGGCTCTTCCTTTGCATGGAACGTGACTTGGTGCGCTGGCTGTCATTCATCTTTTTGACTTTTCCTCTACAGTCTATTTGGGTAAGCTAGCAGTGTTAGTTTTGTTGCTGAGTGTTTGTCTGTTTTGTAAGCTTGTGTATTGTTTTATGAGGAGTGGTTTGGTAACGCGGTGAATTGTGGTGGTTAATTGATTATCAGGTGGGTATGACAAGGAAGAAAAGGCAGCAAGATCCTATGATTTGGCAGCTCTAAAGTATTGGGGTCCCACCGCTACCACCAACTTCCCTGTAAGTACTGTCACTTCTTGTATTCACTTGTGATCAATGTATACATGAATCCTACGTTGGTAGCAGGATTGAAAATCTTCAAGTGGGACAACAGAATGGGAGATTCCATAGCAAGATAAAAGTTGTGGGGTTTTTTTTGTGTGTAATGAGAAATGTGGTGGAAGTTTTgtattgaagaaaaagaagtatATGCTTTACTTGGTAGTTGGTACACAAAAAAATTAGATGCTACTTAATGCATGTGTCtggtaaatattttaaaaccaCCTTTATGGTAGTAGCTTTTTTGTTATACACATGATTCTGAAAGGGTTTGATTAGAATCTTTGAATCAACTACTCATGAAAGCTTCTCACGTGAATTATTTTAACTTTACAATCAATTATGGAAGGGTTCAAAAGATACACGATATCTCTAACAGCTATGATAGGTGTCTAGTACATATAAGAATTGGATGGGCAGTCTAGATCATATATAGTAAGAATTCAGATTGTACATGGATCAGTATTTTTAAACAAGCTAGCTTCACTTGTATTTGTCAGATTTTCAATTACACAACTAGCATCACTTACCTTATTCTGTCCTCTTTACTTTTTAGGTTTCCAATTACTCAAAGGAACTGGAAGACATGAAACATGTAACAAAGCAAGAATTTATTGCATCCTTGAGAAGGTTTGTCTGAATTCTCCTATTAAAAATTTACCACTATACTTCTATGCAGCTACTAAAAGTAGTTGAATTTGCATTCTGGCAGGAAAAGTAGCGGGTTTTCCAGAGGAGCTTCAATCTATAGAGGTGTCACAAGGTTTGGAACTTCAATTGATTCAACATACTTAATGCATTACCATTTTATTGCTGTGTAACTTATAGTCACATGGTCTTATTTCTAAATCCTGCAGGCATCACCAACAGGGTAGATGGCAAGCAAGAATTGGCCGCGTTGCCGGGAACAAAGATCTGTATTTAGGAACATTCGGTAAATACAATATACCTTCCATGTTTACTATGTTATATAATAAATGGTAGGATTTGTGTTATGGCTTGATTTAATTTAATCCATTTCACATTATGGTAACAGCAACTGAAGAGGAAGCAGCAGAAGCATATGACATTGCAGCCATAAAGTTCAGAGGGGCAAACGCGGTAACCAATTTCGAGATGAACCGATACGATGTGGAAGCCATAATGAACAGTTCTCTTCCAGTTGGAGGTGCAGCAAAACGCTTGAAGCGTTCTCTGGAATCAGAACAGAAAGCAGCAGCTCAACTGAGCACAACTAGTCATCAACATCATCAGCAGTATTCACAGAGTGGTGCAAACATGAGTAACAGCATCAATTTCTCAGCCATTATTCCTCACCAGCCAGCTGCAGCTCCAATCCAATATGCAATTCCTTATGATTCAACGACAGCGTATTATCATCACAGCCTCTTCCAGCATCTTCATCAATCCAACGATGGCACTGCAGAGTCTGGTGTGAGTTCTAACAATGTTGCTGGACTGACTCCTCTGCCAGCATCAGCACCTGAGTTCTTTCTTTGGCCTAATCAGAATTATTGACATCATCAAATGGACTAATTTTTTGCTCCTGCTAACAAGTAACAAATGAAAAGCTAGCACAGTTTGGCTGACAAGCTTCCAACCCCTCTCTATAATTTGACCCTTTGATTAGATGCTAAGAAAGATTGATATAGGAGGTTTCATTTTTGTGTTCGCTACTAGCCTTAGTTACAGGGGTAAGCTATCTAACTTTCCAACATTGAGAAATACATTCAGTCTTGCAAAGAATTCCTATATGCTTCTCTCAACTTGCACTTTTGTTTTATCAGCAATTTGGCTTcttatagtgtttttttttcctccatGCACTTAGAATTTATAACAATCTTATTGAACTTAAAACTGAATATGTGTCAGTTCTCTATGTTGGTCAATGCACTAAACATCACTCTAATTAAGGTTACAACATTATATTAATATTCTCTTCTCAGATTCTATAGCACCTGAAACAGAATTTGAAAAAATGGGAATTAGGCTATAAGACATAGTTGAGATAATTAGGATAAAGTTAGGAATGTAAAAACATGTGAGCTTAACCTGTTTAATATACTCAGTTCTTAAATATTAAAGGCAATATTATTTTCCGAATTCGTTTTGTTTTCTCAATAACAAATTTGGAGAATTGTCTATTTTGTATTCCCTCGTTTATGATCTTGTGAATCAATGATCCATGTGCCCCAGTTTTCATTTAACAGTATAACTGATGTTACTTTCACTCTTCTAAAACGACGTTTCTCAATGGAATTATCAATTATCCCGGTCTGGTGTCATTTTTTACTGAGTGGggttaatttttcaaaaaaaaatcatgaaattaGAGAATGTCAAATTATACTACAGTAGTCTCCCCTCCCCCAATCTATATGACTGAGTATGACATTTACTATATTTTTTGTTGTCGTCCTATACAATTAAGAACTCTTTACTAGGGAAAATTCAAGAATATTTATTGCGTGGGTCAATTAGTAATAATAGTTGTATTTTTGTTGCAAGAGTTTCAATACATAATCTAATGATTAAACTCAataataattgttaaactccATAAATAGCGACACATTTGGAACatacaaaaaaaatgaagagaagatgaaggagaaaaGGATAACTTGAAGGAGAAACTTGCACTTGAGGACTTCGGGTAGAACACTATTTGGCCCAGCTCCAACAAACTCATTTAGACCATGATGTTGCTGAAGAGATCTTATTAATTGATAGCAATTTCACTTCTAATTGAGCTTTTGTTCATTGGGTCAAACGTTATTATCATTACATAAAGAGATCAAAATATTTCTCGGCGGCCTCCAGCAACAAAGTAAGTGGCCCACTAGAATCCGACTCACTGTGACCAAAAAAAAGGAATCCGAGTCCCTGTTTCCAAATTTTTACCAAATGCAACTTGCACCCAATTTGTTCGGCCCCAACAAACGTTGGCCCAAAAGACAGTTACTTCATGGACTTTGGACCCAttgattcatttttattttttacctaCATATCCTACCGCCGTCAGTGAGATTAATCCCCTCGGAACTTTGGGATCACGCTAAGTAGGTAGACTTCTCCCAACAAATCGTTTTTCGTACGCACCTCCTAGGGATCAAACTCACGACTAAATGTTTAAGGAGCTCATCTATTTACCAATTGTGCCAATTGTGGTAGACCTTGTTAGTTGATTCACATTCTCTTACTACTTCTATTAGTCATTATTAATATTTCAACATTATCATACTACTAATTtcttatataaataattatttcattTGCTTTTAATTGAATATATAATTAATGCATATTTCCAATGGCTCTAAAACTTTAACTgtaaaagtatttttttgaTATGCAGCATGGATTTTCATCTAGTTCAAGTATAATGTTAATGGTGTAAAGCTTTTTATATGCTTAGGTATCCCATGAATATCAAATTTCACCTTTTCCTTAATCTCCCTTCAAAATTTCCAAATGGTAGTGAAATGGAAACTAGGCTCATATTTGATTGAGACTGATTAAGTTGAGTGAACATGTCTGGATCGCACTGCAGAGTAAAAAAGGTACAAACACTCTGGTGCATAATTTCACAAATACATTGTTCTTTCAGAAATAGATTTTCTCAGGCATTAACTCAATCCCCAAAGCCAGAACTATGATTCACTTCATGACTGATCCTCCCTACCAAGTCATGCTAAATTTCAAGCCATTAAGGTTGATAAAAAAACAGTAGCTTGTGACTTTGGATTCAGCCACTCACACACTGCTACAAGGATCACTCCATAGCCTTCAATAGATATATATAATGTACATAGGGGAAACAAGAAATCCCAAGATTCAGTAGAGACAACAAGCAGGATTAACAAAAGATCACTCCATGACTAGTTGCCTATGGCGGTTGAGGTCCTTCAAGTAATTAGAACAAGTATAATCTTCTAGGTCACATGCCTCCAACATAAGAGATTTTTGTGCAACTGTAGTTGGCTTCGCATCGATAATTGTCTCTTCACCCTTCAGGAGCTGCACAACCTATATTGAGCAGAGAAAGACACAAGTCATGGAGTGAAACAATGCGTCAAATTAAACAAATTTGAAAGAGAAATGATGCTGATTTTCTTACCTGATTCATATATGGCCGCTTTGAGGATGTATGGTGGACGCACATGGAAGCGGTAGCCATTGCAAGCTTCATTTCAGTAGGATCATAATTCTCTTCTAATCTTGGGTCTACTATTTCCTTCACATTGTTTGAGTCCAGAAGAGGCTTGGCCTGAACACAGTATATTATCATGGTAATCTTTTCCCTTCCTCAAATTAAGAATATGCAAACTTAAGCAGAACACTGAATGCGATGATATAATTAACTTGATTGTGTGTGTTTCGTTCCATGTTTGAGAGCCTTAGAATAAATTCTCATTGACCAGATTCACTTTTCGGTGGTTATAGACGTTTGGCAAATGTTATAGAGAATTGATTTTTGTCCCAAAATTAATTATGCGAGAAGCTAAAGAGACTATCTGCTGCGGGGGGATATAATCAATTGTAAGATTTCATAACAGGACTCCACAATATTATCCTATAGAAATCACTACACTATCAACTCACTTTTACTTTaatcaattttatc from Lotus japonicus ecotype B-129 chromosome 2, LjGifu_v1.2 includes:
- the LOC130740090 gene encoding AP2-like ethylene-responsive transcription factor AIL6; this encodes MARSTTSANNWLSFSLSPMEDHLVHQYDAASATSSHHYFLDNLYAANGGWGNSKSQTLYGEEQVEQQQQPPSFLFMNALQSQSVSHAPPPKLEDFLGDHSQTETQDSSLTHMCDHHNHHASSAAYFGSDHQDLKAIAASFQAFSTNSGSEVDDSSSIGKSQPNEFATRSIESSGNDFGFSTAATATGALSLCVAQSPQEVVVAAADSDSSKKVADTFGQRTSIYRGVTRHRWTGRYEAHLWDNSCRREGQARKGRQVYLGGYDKEEKAARSYDLAALKYWGPTATTNFPVSNYSKELEDMKHVTKQEFIASLRRKSSGFSRGASIYRGVTRHHQQGRWQARIGRVAGNKDLYLGTFATEEEAAEAYDIAAIKFRGANAVTNFEMNRYDVEAIMNSSLPVGGAAKRLKRSLESEQKAAAQLSTTSHQHHQQYSQSGANMSNSINFSAIIPHQPAAAPIQYAIPYDSTTAYYHHSLFQHLHQSNDGTAESGVSSNNVAGLTPLPASAPEFFLWPNQNY